One genomic region from Desulfallas thermosapovorans DSM 6562 encodes:
- a CDS encoding rod shape-determining protein, with translation MLHLGADIGIDLGTANIYVYVKGKGIVLKEPSVVAIDKSSGKVIAVGSKARRMLGRTPGNIVAIRPLRDGVIADYDVTEKMLRYFIGRVNGNKVLFKPRVMVCIPSGVTGVEERAVREATIQAGARQSFVIEEPLAAALGAGLDISQPGGTMVVDIGGGTTDVAVLSLGGIVASRAVRVGGDKFDEAIVKYIRKEFNLAIGERTGEEIKVEIANACPEDKPIVEMQVRGRNLLDGLPKEITVNSWQIYHAISENLSLIVNTVKEVLEETPPELASDIIDKGIVLTGGGALLQDIDTLIARETGLNVIIAEDPLSCVAIGTGRALSMLHVLNPQQKRSPLRKAVKANHYAG, from the coding sequence ATGCTCCATTTGGGTGCCGATATTGGTATTGATCTGGGCACAGCCAATATATACGTATACGTTAAAGGTAAAGGTATAGTGCTTAAAGAACCGTCGGTGGTGGCCATAGACAAATCCTCGGGCAAAGTGATAGCGGTGGGATCAAAAGCCAGGCGTATGCTGGGCCGTACCCCCGGCAACATAGTGGCCATCCGGCCGCTGCGCGACGGTGTAATTGCCGACTATGACGTTACCGAAAAAATGCTGCGCTATTTTATCGGTAGAGTCAATGGCAATAAAGTATTATTCAAACCCCGGGTCATGGTATGCATACCCTCCGGCGTAACCGGGGTGGAGGAGCGGGCCGTAAGGGAAGCCACCATTCAGGCGGGTGCCAGGCAATCCTTCGTAATTGAAGAGCCGCTGGCTGCAGCCCTGGGGGCCGGGCTGGACATATCGCAGCCCGGGGGCACCATGGTGGTTGATATAGGGGGGGGCACCACCGATGTGGCCGTTCTTTCCCTGGGCGGCATTGTCGCCAGCCGCGCCGTCAGGGTGGGCGGCGATAAATTTGATGAGGCCATTGTCAAATACATACGCAAGGAATTCAACCTGGCCATTGGCGAGCGTACCGGGGAAGAAATCAAAGTGGAAATTGCCAACGCCTGCCCCGAAGACAAGCCAATCGTGGAAATGCAGGTCAGGGGCCGGAATTTGCTGGACGGTCTTCCCAAGGAAATAACGGTAAACAGCTGGCAAATATATCATGCCATTAGCGAAAACCTGTCTTTGATAGTCAATACCGTTAAAGAAGTTCTGGAGGAAACACCCCCGGAGCTGGCCTCGGATATCATAGACAAGGGCATTGTCCTCACCGGTGGCGGGGCTTTATTGCAGGACATCGATACATTGATTGCCCGTGAAACCGGGCTCAATGTGATCATTGCCGAAGATCCCCTGTCCTGTGTGGCTATAGGTACGGGACGGGCCTTATCTATGCTGCATGTGCTTAATCCGCAGCAGAAAAGAAGTCCTCTTCGCAAAGCTGTGAAGGCAAACCACTATGCAGGTTAA
- a CDS encoding type II toxin-antitoxin system HicB family antitoxin: MAIRRFTAAIAREGKWYVARSLEVEVTSQGETLEEALTNLKEALELYFEDEKIPENFQTPIIAPLEVNICNG; the protein is encoded by the coding sequence ATGGCCATTAGGCGTTTCACTGCTGCCATTGCCAGGGAAGGTAAATGGTATGTGGCCCGGAGCCTTGAAGTGGAGGTAACTTCGCAGGGTGAGACATTAGAAGAAGCCTTAACTAATCTGAAGGAAGCATTAGAATTATACTTTGAAGATGAGAAAATCCCAGAAAACTTCCAAACACCAATTATTGCACCCCTTGAGGTAAATATTTGCAATGGCTAA
- a CDS encoding anti-sigma factor family protein, with protein sequence MQCDNHIKEMISAWLDGELDQAQAEAVERHLGECTACREDLVILQEIQAELRACAMEIPAPEGFSAAVMSRIAEPEAGSQSLTASGGHNSSRGRVGRWASAMANWKRGIAAAAATVLIACGSYAMATYSGLTEGTQLAGINKALIEKTEPGDNETTAPVQEPGNDTETVPGGNNTPGDRVGEDTGPQNSNSENDHDVNTPDNPSTGNGDSDTPPANQNTPNPATGTEQDPEIVALLSTEKQRLIESTLIKTRVEEPETVREQVNSLAGQHNANLRLMESRNTAGEKYLAYELTVDQSNAGQLIAGLERLGALQVKDKNSKDISDQYNNLVEQYQWLDAQLRSGASAGEQEKTQQRMNEIKQQLKDWESDTGKHKIVIWLEQ encoded by the coding sequence ATGCAATGCGACAATCATATAAAGGAAATGATTTCGGCCTGGCTTGACGGCGAATTGGATCAGGCCCAAGCCGAAGCAGTGGAAAGGCACCTGGGCGAATGCACCGCCTGCCGGGAAGACCTGGTAATTTTACAGGAGATTCAGGCAGAATTGCGCGCATGCGCGATGGAAATACCTGCACCCGAGGGGTTTTCTGCTGCGGTGATGAGCCGCATCGCCGAACCGGAAGCAGGTTCACAGAGCTTGACAGCCAGCGGCGGGCACAATAGTAGCAGGGGCAGAGTAGGAAGATGGGCGAGCGCAATGGCCAACTGGAAGCGGGGCATTGCCGCCGCGGCAGCCACTGTCCTTATTGCCTGCGGGAGTTATGCCATGGCCACCTACTCAGGCTTGACCGAGGGAACCCAGCTGGCCGGTATTAACAAAGCCCTGATAGAAAAAACAGAGCCTGGAGATAACGAAACCACCGCACCGGTTCAGGAACCCGGCAATGACACGGAAACTGTTCCCGGCGGTAACAATACCCCCGGTGACCGGGTTGGGGAAGATACCGGCCCTCAAAATAGTAACAGTGAAAATGACCACGATGTGAATACCCCGGATAATCCGTCAACAGGGAACGGGGACAGCGATACACCGCCGGCAAACCAGAATACACCTAACCCGGCCACCGGCACAGAGCAAGATCCTGAGATAGTCGCACTGCTCAGCACGGAAAAACAGAGGCTTATAGAAAGCACCCTGATTAAAACCAGGGTGGAAGAGCCCGAGACGGTCAGGGAGCAGGTAAATTCACTTGCGGGACAGCATAATGCAAACTTGCGCTTGATGGAATCCCGAAACACCGCCGGGGAAAAGTATTTGGCCTATGAGCTTACCGTAGACCAAAGTAACGCCGGCCAATTAATCGCCGGTCTGGAAAGGCTGGGGGCTCTGCAGGTTAAGGATAAAAACAGCAAGGATATCAGCGACCAGTACAATAACCTGGTGGAACAGTATCAATGGCTGGATGCTCAATTAAGGAGCGGCGCCAGTGCTGGAGAACAGGAAAAAACACAACAACGCATGAACGAAATCAAGCAGCAGTTAAAAGACTGGGAAAGCGATACTGGCAAGCATAAAATTGTCATTTGGTTAGAGCAATAA
- a CDS encoding stalk domain-containing protein: protein MIVVKKWLSRVFIMVFVLCLVYPGMARANPDAGSVIMTLGQTKYYVDEKAHIMPVAPTVHEGVTLVPLRAISDIFGLRATWEQYTGVINLKLEDGHTMRIDTRNNKAYHSATPGAFDVTTIIQDGNTLVPLRFLAQNMNYQVDYNTNSKEIRIKKLPPPNQPPVAMFKLSRETYAQGETIEYEDTSYDPDGDEIIERKWEGRENAYFAPGEYQVSLTVKDSRGAWSEPFVRNIKITEEELMDQLTYYLHNPVLGKNIDVSGIPVLSLNTLNRVVTQTRESFLLSDNPETFKRDGILYKDEVVGDNRILYHHANGTNQDKSVYLLAINNGSEPATVQVKRHGVAGPADPMGVGRLAAYNFLGFDPSRAYTLELQPGEKVILNKDAKNPLRPGQTVHGIFDVHSDNPVTFAVVAVGKQDPINDYDELIMLPREETHTRGTFQLPSRNMTVRVTDNQPSRLIIADGKDDTFLYGKDLTSGRNVVYTRNVGNYGVVYSITIESRYRVGLLLNPRGGTFAGAGSWDGEPFYIPESGIMKTKEEAALLGIIEPGERKVLQFIPPGGSYLPVNILVIPF, encoded by the coding sequence GTGATTGTAGTAAAAAAGTGGTTAAGCCGGGTATTTATTATGGTTTTCGTATTGTGCCTGGTTTATCCCGGCATGGCCCGGGCCAACCCGGATGCCGGCAGTGTGATAATGACACTGGGGCAAACCAAGTACTACGTTGATGAAAAAGCCCACATAATGCCAGTGGCGCCAACTGTTCATGAAGGGGTTACGCTGGTGCCCCTGCGGGCAATCTCGGACATTTTCGGATTAAGGGCCACGTGGGAACAATACACGGGAGTTATTAACCTGAAACTGGAAGATGGGCATACAATGCGAATTGACACCCGTAACAATAAAGCCTACCATAGCGCTACCCCGGGCGCCTTTGATGTTACCACAATCATACAGGATGGCAACACTCTGGTGCCGCTGCGATTTTTGGCTCAGAACATGAATTATCAAGTTGACTACAACACAAACAGCAAGGAAATTCGCATCAAAAAACTACCGCCACCCAACCAGCCTCCTGTGGCCATGTTCAAGCTGTCCCGGGAAACATATGCCCAGGGCGAAACTATAGAATATGAAGACACCAGCTATGACCCCGACGGCGATGAAATTATCGAAAGAAAGTGGGAAGGCAGGGAAAACGCATATTTCGCGCCGGGAGAATACCAAGTTTCCCTCACGGTAAAGGACAGCCGTGGTGCATGGAGTGAACCGTTTGTCCGGAATATAAAAATCACCGAAGAAGAGCTCATGGACCAATTGACCTATTACTTGCACAATCCCGTGCTGGGTAAAAACATCGATGTTTCAGGGATACCCGTGCTGAGCCTCAATACACTGAACCGGGTGGTTACCCAGACCAGAGAGAGCTTCTTACTTAGTGACAATCCCGAGACCTTTAAAAGGGACGGTATATTATACAAAGACGAGGTTGTGGGCGACAACCGCATTCTATACCATCACGCCAACGGCACAAACCAGGACAAAAGCGTTTATTTGCTGGCCATTAACAACGGTTCCGAACCCGCTACGGTTCAGGTGAAGCGGCATGGCGTGGCGGGGCCTGCGGACCCCATGGGCGTAGGCCGTTTGGCCGCCTACAATTTCCTGGGATTTGACCCCTCCCGGGCGTATACCCTGGAACTGCAGCCGGGGGAAAAAGTTATATTAAACAAGGACGCCAAAAATCCATTAAGGCCCGGCCAGACTGTGCATGGCATTTTCGACGTCCATTCGGATAACCCTGTCACCTTTGCAGTTGTTGCGGTGGGAAAACAGGATCCCATAAATGATTATGATGAACTAATTATGCTGCCCCGGGAGGAAACCCATACCAGAGGCACCTTTCAATTGCCCAGCCGCAACATGACGGTACGCGTAACTGATAACCAACCCTCGAGACTTATCATCGCCGACGGAAAGGATGATACCTTTCTTTACGGCAAGGACTTAACCAGTGGCCGAAATGTGGTTTATACCAGAAACGTGGGCAACTACGGAGTGGTTTACAGTATTACCATTGAGTCCCGGTACAGAGTTGGTTTGTTGCTGAACCCCCGGGGAGGTACCTTTGCCGGGGCCGGCAGTTGGGACGGAGAACCCTTTTATATTCCCGAAAGCGGTATCATGAAGACCAAGGAAGAAGCTGCCCTGCTGGGTATTATCGAACCAGGGGAGCGCAAAGTGCTGCAATTCATTCCCCCGGGGGGTTCTTATTTACCTGTGAATATATTGGTAATTCCCTTTTAA
- a CDS encoding S8 family serine peptidase produces MSSNRVVVFLALSLVAVVLIIWPSGVSPDSGEAEKTGGVVDETLELYSIQMGRPLTSSERDELAEKVDWMGRLEGNAILVRTEPENINRLKELPYVKEINTYQPQEKITGELKNNGDREAAGGTHPPAGEQIELMVTLVKGEDKLDIVKLVEQSGGAVIDGAATPDVYLRIKLPVTNLEQLTASPRVLYVEEYHQPEFLNDRAGDITGAAPLAVPDFITPGGLTGKNLIIGLADSGLDTGKMGNLHPDLSNDPGKQPRVLMINSLAGTGVPADKIGHGTHMAGTIAGSGAASGGKYAGIAPEASIYFQGIVDANGNISPPLDLQRLFMPAYEAGVRIHVNGWGRKNNRYTSTSAQIDRFVRGQVDFLPIFGAGNFGPDVGTLTTEANSKNALVVGASRSPRPAFDNDKGNTFQVAGFSSSGPAGDGRIKPELVAPGTSIISACSSLVESNWPGQTHYTRMQGTSMATAVTGGSAALLAEYLQRHTTGIEKPSAALFKAVLINGARSLEGDLYKTGFGLLDMTGTILALEQDLFYLVDEQKGVAEGETLAWEFEVTDSKAPFKVTLAWTDPPASPAAKTALVNNLDLVVTGPGGKKYLGNDRDGRGLQDNINNVEQVVIEKPAPGKYKIEVYGTSVDTNASAVLNMVKQDFALVYGQPPVQSTVTGVAQDKLTLADGTTVDRPENLKTILNGEIVSGVVLPGADLYLAGPSVNPAALAVSRNLQVPGIKVLTSEEGTLLVRINRQYREGGYYIDEHPKNTIELNGMKLSGATGIPPGAGIEASVNPTSQRLWRVQATSHEQEGIIKSLDLDNRELELLNNDKLKIDPNLAIMLNDTIVEGDPEALPFGAPVSSDVENIVPGMPVRLIMDQDQTVYYMALDRHIVVGGIAAVDVNGGKITLTSGGEYQVLPGVKMLRNNRESSMQALRPGDLVMGTVNPGTNQLLGLTVYTTWVYGKVFFAGQNTLYITDNNQVNREYKFTPKTQVYRWGLASDTSLLAPGQWVRLIIDTGTNTLFRVDIAETGFQGQEVIESWDRQNSRLSTTSGKEYIISSKTSVTKNGYPVHAGDLRSGEEVALVSLRGQNNKQILVSAAASSYVENSNLSLSVDSTIPFEEFTIIKGKTPATKLTAWYADGRSEPVQLTGGEFYYPVYYPHGGGVQLVAVDEASGAVTGISVKLPNNQGKVFEDLDGHWAETDVLSLVSRGLIAGYAGDTFRPGQPISRAEFTVMLARLLGGQNNTVPRQGFKDDDDIPSWARSSVYLASSRGLITGYEDDTFRPRALLTRAEAAVMFIRLAQALNMGWDETKPAPQYNDAVSIPDWALSSVDSAGRAGLLTGRPGNKFEPQANITRAETAAVMNRLLKLLNRPAAQAQ; encoded by the coding sequence GTGAGTTCCAATAGGGTAGTGGTTTTTCTGGCGTTGTCACTGGTGGCTGTTGTACTAATCATCTGGCCATCCGGTGTGAGCCCGGATTCGGGTGAGGCGGAAAAAACCGGTGGGGTTGTTGATGAAACACTGGAACTATACAGCATTCAAATGGGCCGCCCGCTGACAAGCAGTGAAAGGGATGAATTGGCTGAAAAGGTTGACTGGATGGGGCGGCTTGAAGGTAATGCCATCCTGGTGCGCACTGAACCTGAAAATATAAACAGGTTAAAGGAACTGCCATACGTTAAGGAAATCAATACATACCAGCCCCAGGAGAAGATAACTGGAGAATTAAAAAACAACGGTGACAGAGAGGCAGCCGGTGGAACACACCCGCCGGCCGGCGAACAAATAGAATTAATGGTTACCCTGGTCAAAGGGGAAGATAAACTGGACATAGTTAAACTGGTGGAACAGTCCGGCGGTGCGGTTATAGATGGCGCTGCCACACCAGACGTTTACCTGCGGATAAAACTGCCCGTTACTAACCTTGAACAATTAACCGCATCCCCACGGGTACTATATGTGGAAGAATATCACCAGCCGGAATTTTTAAATGACCGGGCCGGGGATATCACCGGGGCCGCGCCGCTGGCAGTACCGGATTTCATTACACCGGGCGGCCTCACGGGTAAAAATTTAATTATCGGGCTGGCCGACAGCGGCCTGGACACCGGTAAAATGGGTAATTTACATCCCGATTTAAGCAATGATCCCGGTAAACAACCCCGGGTGTTGATGATCAACTCACTGGCCGGTACCGGTGTCCCCGCCGACAAAATCGGTCACGGTACCCACATGGCGGGCACCATTGCCGGCAGCGGCGCGGCTTCCGGTGGTAAATACGCGGGCATAGCACCGGAGGCAAGTATATATTTTCAGGGTATAGTGGACGCCAACGGCAATATATCACCCCCCCTGGATTTGCAAAGGCTTTTTATGCCCGCCTATGAAGCCGGCGTGCGCATCCATGTTAATGGCTGGGGGAGAAAAAACAATAGATATACCAGCACCTCGGCCCAAATAGACCGGTTTGTGCGCGGGCAGGTTGACTTTCTGCCCATATTCGGGGCGGGGAATTTCGGGCCGGATGTCGGTACCCTGACCACCGAGGCCAACAGTAAAAACGCGCTGGTGGTGGGCGCTTCCCGCAGTCCCAGGCCGGCATTTGATAATGACAAGGGCAACACCTTCCAGGTGGCCGGCTTCTCCAGCAGCGGTCCCGCCGGTGACGGTAGAATCAAGCCTGAACTGGTGGCTCCGGGAACTTCAATTATATCTGCTTGCTCCAGCCTGGTGGAAAGCAATTGGCCCGGTCAAACCCATTACACCAGAATGCAGGGCACCAGTATGGCCACCGCGGTAACTGGGGGATCGGCCGCCCTGCTGGCCGAGTATTTACAGCGCCATACCACCGGTATTGAAAAACCATCGGCGGCTCTGTTCAAAGCAGTGCTCATCAACGGTGCCCGTTCCCTGGAGGGTGATCTCTACAAAACCGGTTTTGGTTTGCTGGACATGACCGGAACAATATTGGCTCTGGAACAAGACCTTTTCTATCTAGTTGATGAGCAAAAGGGCGTTGCCGAAGGGGAAACGCTGGCTTGGGAATTTGAAGTGACAGACTCCAAGGCACCTTTTAAGGTTACCCTGGCCTGGACAGATCCTCCGGCATCCCCGGCGGCCAAAACTGCACTGGTTAATAACTTGGATCTGGTGGTAACAGGCCCCGGGGGTAAAAAATACCTGGGTAATGACCGCGACGGTCGCGGGCTGCAGGATAACATAAATAACGTTGAGCAGGTGGTCATTGAAAAACCTGCTCCCGGTAAGTATAAAATTGAAGTGTACGGTACCTCCGTGGATACAAATGCCTCTGCGGTTTTAAACATGGTGAAACAGGATTTTGCCCTGGTATACGGGCAGCCACCCGTGCAAAGCACGGTAACAGGTGTTGCACAGGACAAATTGACCCTGGCTGATGGAACTACTGTGGACAGGCCCGAAAATTTAAAAACCATCCTGAACGGAGAAATCGTTTCCGGAGTTGTGCTGCCCGGTGCCGACCTTTACCTGGCCGGGCCGTCCGTTAACCCGGCGGCGCTGGCAGTCAGCCGGAACCTGCAGGTACCGGGTATCAAGGTGCTCACCTCAGAGGAGGGCACGCTGCTGGTCAGGATTAATCGACAATACCGGGAAGGTGGGTATTATATTGATGAGCATCCCAAAAACACCATTGAACTCAATGGCATGAAACTATCCGGAGCAACGGGCATACCACCCGGTGCTGGTATTGAAGCCTCGGTTAATCCCACCAGCCAAAGGTTATGGCGGGTACAAGCCACAAGCCACGAGCAGGAAGGGATTATTAAAAGCCTCGATCTTGATAACCGGGAACTGGAGCTATTAAATAATGACAAGCTGAAGATCGACCCCAATCTCGCCATTATGCTAAATGACACCATTGTTGAAGGTGATCCCGAGGCACTGCCCTTCGGTGCCCCGGTGTCCAGCGATGTGGAAAATATTGTGCCCGGAATGCCCGTGCGCCTGATAATGGACCAGGACCAAACCGTTTATTACATGGCGCTGGATCGCCACATTGTTGTGGGCGGCATTGCAGCGGTGGACGTAAACGGCGGAAAAATTACATTAACTTCCGGTGGGGAATACCAGGTACTGCCCGGTGTTAAAATGCTCCGGAATAACCGGGAATCATCAATGCAGGCATTGCGACCAGGCGACCTGGTTATGGGCACCGTCAACCCGGGTACCAACCAGCTGCTGGGCCTTACGGTTTACACCACCTGGGTATACGGGAAAGTGTTTTTTGCAGGCCAGAATACCCTATATATTACCGACAACAACCAGGTGAACCGGGAGTATAAATTTACACCCAAAACCCAGGTCTACCGCTGGGGCCTGGCCTCGGACACTTCACTTTTGGCGCCGGGCCAGTGGGTGCGTTTAATTATAGATACCGGCACCAACACGCTATTCAGGGTGGATATTGCCGAAACCGGTTTTCAGGGCCAGGAAGTTATTGAGTCCTGGGACCGGCAAAACAGCCGGTTAAGCACCACATCCGGCAAGGAGTATATTATCAGCTCCAAAACATCAGTAACCAAAAACGGTTACCCGGTACATGCCGGGGATTTGCGTTCCGGGGAAGAGGTTGCACTGGTTTCCCTGCGGGGGCAGAATAACAAGCAGATACTGGTATCGGCAGCGGCCAGCAGCTATGTTGAAAACAGCAATTTGTCCCTGTCCGTTGACTCCACCATACCCTTTGAGGAGTTCACCATAATTAAGGGAAAGACGCCGGCCACCAAGCTTACGGCCTGGTATGCCGACGGTAGATCCGAGCCCGTACAGTTGACCGGCGGGGAATTCTATTACCCGGTATATTACCCCCACGGGGGCGGTGTGCAGCTTGTGGCTGTGGATGAAGCAAGTGGCGCAGTTACGGGAATAAGTGTAAAACTGCCCAACAACCAGGGTAAGGTCTTTGAAGACCTGGACGGGCACTGGGCCGAGACCGATGTGCTGAGCCTGGTTTCACGGGGATTAATTGCCGGCTATGCCGGTGATACTTTCCGGCCCGGGCAACCCATATCAAGGGCCGAGTTTACCGTGATGCTGGCCCGGTTGCTGGGGGGGCAAAACAATACCGTACCCCGGCAAGGCTTTAAAGATGATGACGATATACCCAGCTGGGCCAGGTCCTCGGTGTACCTGGCCAGTTCCCGGGGACTGATTACAGGTTATGAAGATGACACATTCCGCCCCCGGGCACTGCTCACCAGGGCGGAAGCTGCCGTTATGTTTATCCGGTTGGCCCAGGCTTTGAATATGGGCTGGGATGAAACAAAACCCGCTCCCCAATACAATGATGCGGTCAGCATACCCGATTGGGCGCTAAGCAGTGTGGATAGTGCCGGGCGGGCGGGCCTGCTGACCGGCAGGCCCGGCAACAAGTTTGAACCGCAGGCAAACATTACCCGGGCAGAAACAGCGGCGGTAATGAACCGGCTGCTAAAATTATTGAACAGACCCGCTGCCCAAGCACAATAG
- the spoIIID gene encoding sporulation transcriptional regulator SpoIIID gives MQEYIQKRVLEICTYILETQATVRQAAQVFGVSKSTVHKDMTERLPSLNKELAKQVKKVLDYNKSERHLRGGEATRKKYRPDLEQN, from the coding sequence ATGCAGGAATACATCCAAAAGCGGGTTCTGGAAATTTGTACCTACATACTGGAGACACAGGCCACGGTCCGCCAGGCGGCACAAGTTTTTGGCGTTAGTAAAAGCACCGTGCATAAAGATATGACCGAAAGGCTTCCCTCATTAAATAAAGAACTGGCTAAGCAGGTAAAAAAGGTACTGGATTATAATAAGTCCGAGAGGCACTTGCGCGGCGGAGAGGCCACCAGAAAAAAATACCGGCCGGATTTGGAACAAAACTAG
- a CDS encoding sigma-70 family RNA polymerase sigma factor translates to MDNTVKLLVDKSKKGHTEAFEQLVKMYQNKVYALCYQLTNSQSDAQDLAQEAFVKAYRSLSGFRNEADFGTWIHRITVNLWINTKRRRRPELSLDATITTDNGEVSFDVPSDDESPEDIIERKEFSSLVQRTMNGLSEEHRTVLILREMHGYNYDEIAQIMNCSLGTVKSRINRARQNLKKMILKEAWARDIQLPGKKKH, encoded by the coding sequence TTGGACAACACCGTAAAGCTGCTGGTGGATAAATCAAAAAAGGGACACACCGAGGCGTTTGAGCAGTTGGTCAAAATGTACCAAAACAAAGTTTATGCCCTTTGTTATCAATTGACTAACAGCCAATCCGACGCCCAGGATCTTGCCCAGGAGGCTTTTGTCAAAGCTTACCGCTCCCTGTCCGGATTTCGGAATGAAGCGGACTTCGGTACCTGGATACACCGCATCACCGTCAACCTGTGGATAAACACCAAACGGCGCCGGAGGCCGGAGTTGTCGCTGGACGCCACCATAACTACGGATAACGGTGAAGTGTCCTTTGATGTACCCTCGGATGATGAGTCTCCCGAAGATATCATTGAACGCAAAGAGTTTAGCTCTCTGGTTCAAAGGACAATGAATGGGTTATCCGAGGAGCACAGGACCGTTTTAATTTTAAGGGAAATGCATGGCTATAATTATGATGAGATTGCCCAAATTATGAACTGTTCCCTGGGTACGGTAAAATCAAGGATTAACAGGGCGCGGCAGAATTTAAAGAAAATGATTTTAAAAGAGGCCTGGGCCAGGGATATACAATTACCCGGCAAAAAAAAGCATTGA
- the spoIID gene encoding stage II sporulation protein D, protein MRKIFIITLILALLLALGVPWVVQRMTEPKVQEEGTIVRLYRHDTDTVELISLEDYVTGVVAAEMPALFPAEALKAQAVAARTYVVKRMVAGGVVNSCHEGADTCDNPSHAQGWLTREAMKERWGKLKYYQYYYKIRMAVDDTAGEIITHQGQPIDPVFHAACGGHTENAEDVWKFAVPYLKGVACPYEADPEPVRRVALPLEKVAGALGVDLQPVPVSTGQAQLIKVVESTATGRPKTLLVGDRHVTASEMRQKLGLRSTNFTWQYRDGQIIFATTGYGHGVGMCQYGAKGLAEHGYDYKQIINHYYTGVQINNINNNN, encoded by the coding sequence ATGCGCAAAATATTTATAATTACATTGATATTGGCACTGCTGCTGGCTCTGGGGGTGCCCTGGGTGGTGCAGCGAATGACCGAGCCCAAGGTGCAGGAAGAGGGCACCATTGTACGACTGTACAGGCATGATACAGACACCGTGGAGCTAATATCGCTGGAGGATTATGTGACGGGGGTGGTGGCGGCCGAAATGCCCGCGTTATTCCCCGCTGAAGCATTAAAGGCCCAGGCCGTGGCGGCCCGCACCTACGTCGTCAAACGTATGGTGGCCGGCGGGGTGGTGAACAGTTGCCACGAGGGTGCCGATACATGCGACAACCCCAGCCATGCCCAGGGCTGGTTGACCAGGGAAGCCATGAAGGAACGCTGGGGGAAGTTAAAGTATTACCAGTATTACTATAAAATTCGCATGGCCGTGGATGATACCGCCGGGGAGATTATCACCCACCAGGGGCAGCCCATTGACCCGGTGTTTCACGCCGCCTGCGGCGGGCATACCGAAAACGCGGAGGACGTGTGGAAATTTGCCGTGCCCTACCTGAAGGGAGTGGCCTGCCCCTATGAAGCGGATCCCGAACCGGTTCGCCGGGTGGCCCTGCCCCTGGAGAAGGTGGCCGGTGCACTGGGCGTGGATCTGCAACCGGTTCCGGTCTCCACCGGCCAGGCTCAACTTATCAAGGTGGTGGAAAGCACAGCCACCGGTAGGCCCAAGACTTTACTGGTTGGTGACCGGCATGTGACCGCTTCGGAAATGCGCCAGAAATTGGGCCTGCGCTCCACGAATTTCACCTGGCAGTACAGGGACGGCCAAATTATCTTTGCCACCACCGGCTACGGCCATGGTGTGGGTATGTGCCAGTACGGGGCCAAAGGGCTGGCTGAACACGGCTACGATTACAAACAGATAATTAATCATTACTATACGGGGGTTCAGATTAATAATATCAACAATAATAACTGA
- a CDS encoding type II toxin-antitoxin system HicA family toxin, which yields MAKLPVLSGTQVVQLLSQFGFVKVAQKGSHVKLKGVRNGMSRIVIVPLHKELATGTLASILRQASLSIEELTGEEQ from the coding sequence ATGGCTAAGCTACCAGTTCTATCAGGTACTCAAGTTGTTCAATTGCTATCTCAATTCGGCTTTGTTAAAGTGGCTCAGAAAGGAAGCCATGTAAAATTAAAGGGCGTGCGTAACGGGATGAGTAGAATCGTTATTGTGCCGCTTCATAAAGAATTAGCGACTGGGACTCTGGCTTCAATTTTGAGACAAGCCAGCCTGAGTATTGAAGAACTTACAGGTGAAGAACAGTAA